A stretch of DNA from Malus sylvestris chromosome 9, drMalSylv7.2, whole genome shotgun sequence:
CACAGTGTTGCAGAGGAACATGAGAGACGATGCGGACGCATCCCCGCCACCACCGGCGCCGAGCCTCCCGCTTCTCTCGTAGTAATCAACACAGAACAACGACAGCGAGAGCTGGACCTCGTCCCGCGTCCAGACTCGCTTGACCATTTCCGAGTCACTGAGTCGACTCAGGACAGGGCGCATGCAGACCCTGTAGAGCCTCTTGTAGCCGCCGAGGGCGACGACTACGGGTCTCACGGAGCAGGGTGGGGGAGATGACACGTGTCGGAAGCAAAGGTGTTCCCAGATGGTGTCGTTTCTGGCGACTGTGGACCAGAGGTGGCAGACGCAGGCGGCGACGCCAAGGGAGGGGCCGTCGAGGCGTTTGAGGATCTCGACGAGGATGTCAATGTGGTCGTTGATGAAGAACTTGGGTCTTTTCTCTTTACTGTCTTGTGATGAtgtgttttggttttgatgcaTGGTGGTTTTTGGTGGTGGTATATGGTGTCGCTAACTAGCTAGCTGATGCAAAGTTGCAAACTACACTTGCACtacagagagagagtgagagagaggagaTAAATAATGAAGAGAGACTAAAgggtttatatatttatataggcTTATGCATGAAGGTGTAATTTGTAGTCATAAAGTGAGGTTTAGCCGTTACGGGGGTTTGACTTGtgcacgagagagagagagagagagagagagagagttttattttggtttttggttagGGTTGAGATTGTTTGATCAACCTGTCGTTAATACTGGTCAATATTCACAAGTTACTGTAAATTATTACTATATATCGACAACATATGATTTTAAAAATGGATGTTTATCTTAGCAAATGTTTTAAGTTATCAAATTTGTATTACTATA
This window harbors:
- the LOC126583927 gene encoding F-box protein SNE-like, with the protein product MHQNQNTSSQDSKEKRPKFFINDHIDILVEILKRLDGPSLGVAACVCHLWSTVARNDTIWEHLCFRHVSSPPPCSVRPVVVALGGYKRLYRVCMRPVLSRLSDSEMVKRVWTRDEVQLSLSLFCVDYYERSGRLGAGGGGDASASSLMFLCNTVNV